The Thiohalospira halophila DSM 15071 genome contains the following window.
GCTCTCCTCTATTCCCCCAATTGGCATAATGCCATGGTCCACGCCATGCGCCCAAGCAGGCGAAAGGGAGAGGCCCGACTGCCAAGGGCCCCGGCCTCATGTGTATAATACGGGGCGAAATCCACGAGGTAGCCCGAGCCATGAGCCGACAGGCAGAAGTCCGGCGCCAGACGCTGGAAACCGACATCCGCGTGGCCCTGGACCTGGACGGGTCCGGCCGCGCCACTCTGGACACCGGGGTCCCCTTCCTGGACCACATGCTCGAGCAGGTGGCCCGCCACGGCCAGGTGGACCTGGAGGTGGGTGCGGTGGGCGACCTCGATATCGATGCCCACCACACCGTGGAGGATGTCGGCATCACCCTGGGTCAGGCCCTGGCCCGGGCCCTGGGCGACAAGGCCGGGATCCAGCGCTACGGCCACGTCTACGTCCCGCTGGACGAGGCGCTCTCCCGCGTGGTGCTGGAC
Protein-coding sequences here:
- the hisB gene encoding imidazoleglycerol-phosphate dehydratase HisB encodes the protein MSRQAEVRRQTLETDIRVALDLDGSGRATLDTGVPFLDHMLEQVARHGQVDLEVGAVGDLDIDAHHTVEDVGITLGQALARALGDKAGIQRYGHVYVPLDEALSRVVLDFSGRPGLVWNVAFPRQWVGEFDTDLFHEFFQGLVNHAWMTLHVDNLRGDNSHHVAETAFKAFGRALRAAAEPDPRLGGAAASTKGSL